In one Podarcis muralis chromosome 7, rPodMur119.hap1.1, whole genome shotgun sequence genomic region, the following are encoded:
- the EXOSC6 gene encoding exosome complex component MTR3, translated as MPQDHRRVPGPEESQTPLLFAPVEAPEVPPRDPSALQPLFARAGLLSQAKGSAYVELHGGTKVLCSVAGPREAGGGAGAAAPGEPRGRLVCEFRRAPFSGRGARIRPSEREPELALALQEALEPAVRLARYPRAQLEVSALLLQDGGSALAAALCAAGLALADAGVELYDLVAACALCRTPGGEWRLQPSEPEERAADARLTVALLPSLNQVAGLLGSGEGGPPDSWAQAVRLGLDGCQRLYPLLRQSLLRAAKRRPAPGTQAPTDTDTAQPPAATA; from the coding sequence ATGCCGCAGGACCACCGCCGGGTGCCGGGGCCGGAGGAGTCCCAGACGCCGCTGCTCTTCGCGCCCGTCGAGGCGCCGGAGGTTCCGCCCCGCGACCCGTCGGCGCTGCAGCCGCTCTTCGCCCGCGCGGGGCTGCTGAGCCAGGCCAAGGGCTCGGCCTACGTGGAGCTCCACGGCGGCACCAAAGTGCTGTGCTCGGTGGCCGGGCCGCGCGAAGCCGGCGGCGGGGCGGGCGCGGCGGCTCCGGGCGAGCCCCGCGGGCGGCTGGTGTGCGAGTTCCGACGGGCGCCCTTCTCGGGGCGCGGGGCGCGCATCCGCCCCAGCGAGCGGGAGCCCGAGCTGGCGCTGGCGCTGCAGGAGGCGCTGGAGCCGGCCGTGCGCCTGGCGCGCTACCCGCGGGCGCAGCTGGAGGTGAGCGCGCTTCTGCTGCAGGACGGCGGCTCGGCGCTGGCGGCCGCGCTGTGCGCCGCGGGGCTGGCCCTGGCCGACGCCGGCGTGGAGCTCTACGACCTGGTGGCGGCGTGCGCGCTGTGCCGGACGCCGGGCGGAGAGTGGCGCCTGCAGCCCAGCGAGCCCGAGGAGCGCGCCGCCGACGCCCGCCTCACCGTGGCGCTCCTGCCATCGCTCAACCAGGTGGCCGGGCTGCTGGGCAGCGGCGAGGGAGGGCCCCCCGACAGCTGGGCGCAAGCCGTGCGCCTCGGCCTCGACGGATGCCAGCGCCTCTACCCGCTGCTCCGACAGAGCCTCCTGCGCGCTGCCAAGCGCCGACCCGCGCCGGGCACCCAAGCGCCGACCGACACAGACACGGCCCAGCCTCCTGCCGCCACCGCCTGA